A stretch of the Lolium perenne isolate Kyuss_39 chromosome 3, Kyuss_2.0, whole genome shotgun sequence genome encodes the following:
- the LOC127341693 gene encoding H/ACA ribonucleoprotein complex subunit 4-like, protein MSSTPAAVAPPASDPSAADTPPPEEVEANTDGYTIKPQSLVPSLDTSTWPLLLKNYDRLNVRTGHYTPLPSGHSPLKRPLAEHLRYGVINLDKPSNPSSHEVVAWIKRILRVDKTGHSGTLDPKVTGNLIVCVDRATRLVKSQQGAGKEYVGIVRFHAAVPDTARVVRALESLTGAVFQRPPLISAVKRQLRVRTIYESKVLHHDPERHLAVFWISCEAGTYVRTLCVHLGLLLGVGAHMQELRRVRSGILGEQDNMVTMHDVMDAMWALDNYKDESYIRRVVMPLEKILTSYKRLVVKDSSVNAICYGAKLMIPGLLRFENDIDVGEEVVLMTTKGEAIAIGIAEMPTAVMATCDHGAVAKIKRVVMDRDTYPRKWGLGPMALKKKKMIAEGLLDKHGKPTEKAPAEWLRNVVLPTGGDAVIASIAAAAPEPEEVKVEHDDVPSVDVKEKKKKKKKKKSKAAEEVAVSEGRKRKIDGDDVSASTSAKKIKVEEAADAVEGEKSEKKKKKKDKGEPGSAGLEAVKEEKVDLSDEEKSEKKKKKKKSKQGSDVVDQDSAPDGAAEVEKSDKKKEKKKKKKNRDTEEAQ, encoded by the coding sequence ATGTCCTCCACGCCAGCGGCCGTCGCGCCGCCCGCCTCCGACCCCTCCGCCGCCGACACCCCGCCGCCAGAGGAGGTCGAGGCCAACACCGATGGGTACACGATCAAGCCGCAGTCCCTGGTCCCGTCGCTGGACACCTCCACCTGGCCGCTCCTCCTCAAGAACTACGACCGCCTCAACGTCCGCACCGGCCACTACACCCCGCTCCCGTCCGGCCACTCCCCGCTCAAGCGCCCCCTCGCCGAGCACCTCCGCTACGGCGTCATCAACCTCGACAAGCCCTCCAACCCCTCCTCCCACGAGGTGGTCGCCTGGATCAAGCGCATCCTCCGCGTCGACAAGACCGGCCACAGCGGCACGCTCGACCCCAAGGTCACCGGCAACCTCATCGTCTGCGTCGACCGCGCCACGCGCCTCGTCAAGTCGCAGCAGGGCGCCGGCAAGGAGTACGTCGGCATCGTCCGCTTCCACGCCGCCGTGCCCGACACGGCCCGCGTCGTGCGCGCGCTCGAGTCCCTCACCGGCGCCGTCTTCCAGCGCCCGCCGCTCATCTCCGCCGTCAAGCGCCAGCTCAGGGTCCGGACCATCTACGAGAGCAAGGTCCTGCATCACGACCCCGAGCGCCACCTCGCTGTGTTCTGGATCTCTTGCGAGGCGGGCACCTATGTCCGGACCCTCTGCGTGCACCTTGGGCTGCTCCTTGGCGTCGGCGCGCATATGCAGGAGCTGCGCCGTGTCCGGTCAGGCATCCTCGGGGAGCAGGACAACATGGTGACCATGCACGATGTGATGGACGCCATGTGGGCGCTCGACAACTACAAGGACGAGTCGTACATCAGGCGTGTGGTGATGCCTCTGGAGAAAATTCTTACCAGCTACAAGAGGCTTGTCGTCAAGGACTCCTCTGTCAATGCTATCTGCTACGGTGCGAAGCTTATGATCCCTGGGCTGCTCCGGTTTGAGAATGACATTGATGTTGGGGAGGAGGTGGTTCTCATGACCACAAAGGGGGAGGCAATCGCCATTGGCATCGCTGAGATGCCAACTGCTGTTATGGCGACCTGTGACCATGGTGCAGTAGCCAAGATCAAGAGGGTGGTCATGGACAGAGACACGTACCCAAGGAAGTGGGGACTTGGCCCCATGGCGCTCAagaagaaaaagatgattgctgAGGGCCTCCTTGATAAGCATGGCAAGCCAACTGAGAAGGCCCCGGCTGAGTGGCTCCGGAACGTGGTGCTTCCTACTGGTGGCGATGCGGTGATTGCTAgcattgctgctgctgctcctgAGCCAGAGGAGGTGAAGGTGGAACATGATGATGTCCCAAGTGTGGATGTCaaggagaagaaaaagaagaagaagaagaagaagagcaaggcTGCAGAGGAGGTTGCTGTCTCTGAAGGCCGCAAGAGGAAGATTGATGGAGATGATGTGTCTGCTTCTACGTCTGCAAAGAAGATCAAGGTTGAGGAGGCTGCAGATGCAGTGGAAGGGGAgaagagcgagaagaagaagaaaaagaaagataaGGGAGAACCAGGATCAGCTGGTTTGGAGGCAGTGAAGGAGGAGAAGGTTGATCTGTCTGATGAGGAGAAgagtgagaagaagaagaaaaagaagaagagcaAGCAAGGAAGTGATGTTGTCGATCAAGATAGCGCACCAGATGGAGCTGCTGAAGTTGAGAAAAGCGACAAGAAAaaggagaagaaaaagaagaagaagaatcgaGATACAGAGGAGGCACAGTAG